In the genome of Cryptomeria japonica chromosome 8, Sugi_1.0, whole genome shotgun sequence, one region contains:
- the LOC131030590 gene encoding uncharacterized protein LOC131030590, whose protein sequence is MQDEDVSKSKVQKRKSSTQTPPVGQLQAYNEGWQEDTPKVPKSSQKSQKAENPLKRFEASRSPQDNGLPESSPLTAKPGNEYRALRRKYLLLEEEGFALREELEQVDADVKKLEEEKFALLDELVVLEGLVDPPSTESPSQKIQV, encoded by the coding sequence ATGCAAGACGAGGATGTATCTAAATCGAAAGTGCAAAAACGGAAGTCATCAACCCAAACACCTCCTGTAGGCCAACTTCAGGCATACAATGAGGGATGGCAAGAAGACACACCAAAGGTGCCAAAGTCATCACAAAAGAGTCAGAAGGCTGAGAATCCTTTAAAAAGATTTGAAGCTTCAAGATCTCCACAGGATAATGGTCTGCCTGAATCATCACCGCTGACTGCAAAACCAGGTAATGAATATCGTGCCTTAAGGCGGAAGTACTTGCTTCTGGAGGAAGAAGGCTTTGCTCTTAGGGAAGAGCTTGAACAAGTTGATGCTGATGTGAAAaagctagaagaggagaaattTGCACTCTTGGATGAGCTTGTGGTTTTGGAGGGTCTAGTTGATCCTCCAAGCACCGAGTCTCCAAGCCAAAAGATTCAAGTGTAA